The genomic window TTGAATTGACATGGTCAGATGGTAAAAGATTAAGGCCAAGGGAGGTTGTGGCTGAGTTTTCAAGGCATATTCAGTGCGAACTAAACCTTATGCTGGATGCAGCAAATTGCAGTCGTTTAGGTGAGAATTTTAAAGATAAAAAATTACTTATCGTACCGGATGTGTATTGGGATTTCTGTAGTGAGGATGTGATGGTAATGGAAAGAATGTATGGAACTCCTATTAGCCACATCGAAACACTGCGTAAGAAAAAAATTGATATTAAGCAACTCGCGCGCAATGGGGTAGAAATATTTTTTACGCAGGTATTTAGAGATAGTTTTTTTCATGCCGATATGCACCCAGGTAACATTCAGGTAGCTGATGATGGGCGCTATATTGCTATGGATTTTGGCATTATGGGATCCTTAAGTGAGAATGATAAAAATTATCTAGCGCGTAATTTTTTAGCCTTTTTTAAACGCGATTACCATGACGTGGCACTTGCTCATATCGAATCAGGCTGGGTACCTAAGGATACTTCTATAGATGAATTTGAAAATGCAATACGATCAGTATGTGAGCCTATTTTTAATAAGCCCTTAAAAGAAATATCATTTGGTCGTCTTCTTATTAGACTATTTCAAACATCAAGACGATTTAATATGGAAATTCAGCCTCAACTTACCATGCTTCAAAAAACACTTTTAAATGTAGAAGGTCTTGGTCGAAACCTAGATCCTGATTTAGACTTATGGAAAACAGCTGCTCCATTTTTAAAAAAATATATGTCAGAACAAAAAGGTATTAAACATATTCTTAAGAGTTTAAAAAATGAACTTCCACATTGGCTTCATTTAACTCCACAATTACCAAGACTTATTCATGAGTTACTTGAACAAAAAAAACATGAAAATGCTATTCACCAAGAAGACATTGGTCGTTTATTAAAAACTCAAAAAAATCAGAGTCGCTGGTTTAAAATTGTAATTACTTTAATTGGGATTACTTTATTGGTAAATTTAACAGTTTTGTTTTATTTTGTTAAATAAATTTAGGAAGTTTTAATTTGCTTATTTGGTTTGTCTCTCTCTATCTTCTTGTCACAATTGGGATTGGTATTTTTGTATCTTCTCGAGTTAAAACTACCAAAGACTATGCTGTCGCTGGAAGACACCTCCCACTTCCTATTGTAACTGCTACAGTTTTTGCAACTTGGTTTGGTGCAGAAGCAATTTTTGGAGTCTCTTCTACTTTCGTTAAAGAAGGCTTAAATGGGGTTGTGGCCGACCCTTTTGGGTCGAGTCTTTGT from Candidatus Methylopumilus planktonicus includes these protein-coding regions:
- the ubiB gene encoding ubiquinone biosynthesis regulatory protein kinase UbiB, which gives rise to MKYFRLIYIIYILLKYRLEEFITFNRQLNVFAFLVSIIFFFRSAKENRGTRLRLALEELGPIFVKFGQMLSTRRDLIPLDIADELAKLQDQVPPFPYKNVEKIITASYGMSPDKIFKTFDQVPTASASVAQVHFATLHDGKDVAVKILRPNIKRVINKDINLLYLIAYMLELTWSDGKRLRPREVVAEFSRHIQCELNLMLDAANCSRLGENFKDKKLLIVPDVYWDFCSEDVMVMERMYGTPISHIETLRKKKIDIKQLARNGVEIFFTQVFRDSFFHADMHPGNIQVADDGRYIAMDFGIMGSLSENDKNYLARNFLAFFKRDYHDVALAHIESGWVPKDTSIDEFENAIRSVCEPIFNKPLKEISFGRLLIRLFQTSRRFNMEIQPQLTMLQKTLLNVEGLGRNLDPDLDLWKTAAPFLKKYMSEQKGIKHILKSLKNELPHWLHLTPQLPRLIHELLEQKKHENAIHQEDIGRLLKTQKNQSRWFKIVITLIGITLLVNLTVLFYFVK